The following nucleotide sequence is from Chaetodon auriga isolate fChaAug3 chromosome 19, fChaAug3.hap1, whole genome shotgun sequence.
aaatgtgttttttatactgtttccccctgctcccagtctttatgctaagctaagataaccacCTGCTGGGTCAGCTTCCTATTCATCTGACAGATATGACAGTGGTAAGGAACTTGTTATCTCAGCACGAAAGCGAATAAGCGCTGAACTGTTCTGCTAACCTGAGAGTTCGAGTCAGAGAACAGTAGAACATCATTAAAACCAGAAATGCGACCCGACTCCTTGTCTGATGATGTCTGGCATCAGCAGCGCACCCTGACAGGCCTTGGTAGGGCCAGAAATGTTTCGGCTTTGCCACTTCACTAATGAGCCATAAAGACTCgctgggaaaaacaaaaaagttccAACAGTACGCTCACACAAAAGCCTCATTCAATCAATCAGCGTTTATTTAGGAAAGCAGTCATTATGGTCCGTAGACAAACACAAGTCAGCACACTCGGTCTGTATCTTTCCCGGTACTATGTGCGCACTGCAGCTtcaagcaacagaaaaaaaaaacagattcaaagtTTGATATGAAACTTAATGAGCTTCTAATAACATTACAACACAATAATAACACAGTTGTGTGGATGACTGGCGGCTGATGTCACTTGGAAACTTGGCATCGAGGTGCAAAAGCTCCGCTGAGAGCACGCTGGAatttttattgccttttttaCTTGGCAATTTAAAACCTCTTAATGCGAGAATATTGTATGTGAGTCATCTGAAAGTTAAATTATGTGAATTGATGGCAGATGTTTGATCGGAGCGGAAGGCGCAGCGCTTTGGAAAGGACCTCTTTGTATACAGAGCGAGTACAAAATAATTTATGTAGCTCCAGCGCGCTGGATGGAATCCATATTGTCTGGTATTCGCTCAAAACTGaaccacttcctgtgttttatgtgtgtttgtcagtgtcagcattggagagcctcagtgcccatgagacacacaaacactcacacgtTACAGGCACACTTGTTTATTTCGATTTTGTTCAGACTCTGTATGATTATAGGTTACTGAGTCAATATTTAGATtttgcaggaaaagcacaacCCAGGCTGTTTATGTTTCCCTTGCTACTGTgtggtgtgcgtgcgtgcgtgcgtgtgtgtgtgtgtgtgtgtgtgtgtgtgtgtgtgtgctgcatgtacgtgtgtgcgcacacgtATAAAGGACGAGATGAGATGACATATCTTGGTTTGAATAGCAGCACTGAAATAAGTATTCAGAATAAGAGGCAAACTTTGAGGATTGCTGTCGGAcgtgtttggctgcactgtcgTCTGTCACGCTTTTCAGCAGAGGCATTTCCTTTCCCCCCCAAAGGAGCGACATGTTACATCTCGCAGCATCAGtgtctgacaaacaaacagagcgaTATCAGTCTGAAATTATATAACAGAGGCTTGAAACGACACAGATTAAAAACCCTGTTTAAACCCATAGTATTCAgtcaaaacataaaacaatatGTCTTTGCTCATGCGTCACTGTGTTgttcttttcttcctgtcttcctgGCAGGTCAGTACCTGTTGTTCTCTCTTGTGGCCCTTCAGTGTGTGACTGATATCCAGCCCATGTCCAGACAGGCTCTGCTTACTTTACACTCTGATGAAGAGTGTTGTGGTGATGTGATTGCGCATCTGACAGCTTACTCAGTCCTCCCCCCGTCTCTGCAGCCCAGCTCACTCAGCCCGGCGCTGGACGGAGAGGAAGGCAGCAGATCCTGCAGGTTTGTGCGGTAGCTATGCTAGCTGCATGGCTGTGTCGGTCAGTCGGCCTCATGCTTTCGTCCAGACTTAAATATCCCAACAAATACTGGATGGATTCCTGGTCTCCACTGGATCATTACTGACTTTGACGATCCGCTGACTTTTCCTTAAATGCCACCGTGAAGTTGGCATTTTCAGTGAAGTCagtcatgatactctcacctgttaccaatgaacctgtctacctgtggaatgttccaaacaggtgtttttggagcattccacaactttcccagtctttaatTGCTCCTGGCCCAACTTGTTTGCTGCATctaattcagaataagcagatatttacaaaaaaatcaacGAAGCTGATGAGGGCAAACGTTAAGTATATTgtccttgtgctgttttcagttgagcatatgtcagaaaggattagcaaattatcacgttctgttttgttttctacacagtatccaaacttttttggaatcatcTCATATGACCAAAATCCTGCAAACACTAATATTATCCTGATCGGTCCcagctgtactttgtactttgttCTGATGAAAACTACATCTATTTATCTACTCTACAGTAACTTCCACTTCAGACCGGATTCTGGATTCTCACTGGATTGCGAACAATAAAAAGGTTTTATAAGTTCAGTCATCAGGCTTCACATTAGACCTACGATCTCACCTCTTGTTTAACTGATCAGCATGGCTTTTCTCAGCACAGTGACAGTACGCAGGCTCAAAGAGTCTATGTTTAAATTACACATAAACTCTATCCCAGACCACCCTGACTGGAGCTAACGGCTAATCCAAATAGTGCCTCAGCATTCGTCCAGAAAGGAGAATATTTGTACCTGATACCTCATGCATCCCCAATCCCATCCAACCCCTGCCTCATGAAATACTCTTATTTTGGAGGTACCAGTCAAAACATCTAAAAGTTTCCTTGGTAGgttcacaagaccacatttcATAGTTCCACATCCAaaatttcaaattcaaattgaGGGCTGAGTGACTGGAGTTAAGTATGAAACCTCCCCTTAACTTGTCTAAAACTTCACCTAAAACTGAAGTCCGTTGAAGCCAAGTTGGATGGGAGACTCCATTACTGCAGTTTAGAGGGCAAAGGAGTGAAATGTTTTGTCCAAAGTTATGTTACTAGGCAACATTAATGCTTGCAGTGCATTGAGCTGGTCCAGAAACGTCTCCCCAGTTTACCTTTGATAGCAGATTTTATTAAAAGTCCGTCTGCTCCTGCGTATGAGACCTATGACCGTAACAACTGCTTTACGGGAAGTGTCTATCTCAGCAAAAAAGCTGGCAAGTACAAAATAAATCTCTGTGCATCAGGACAAAATGATGGCACTGTTACAGCATTTGTGTCCTGCATTCTGCACCAAAGTTGTTCTTTCTTGGTTCATGTGTGATTTTTGAAATAGCCTCCGGTAGTAACAATAGCATTCtaagtgtgtttgtctatggAAGCGGGTAAAAGTCCACTCAGATCATCTTGATTTATTCTCCGGTGTCATGGACGGGGACAGTTGGACCAgaccaccgctgctgctgcgcCTCACAAaggctggtgtgtttggattaaAAGCATGCGTGTGGTTACTGTCACTGAAGACAGCCTCATCTGAGCTCTGACTGCCAGACTCTTCAGTGTTTCTTCGGCTTGTAGGATGTGATTCTATTAAAGTTTAGGAACAATAACTGTAATGTGGATGGAAGAAAACCGCCAAACTACAGCCCTCTCCGTCCACACGaacaaaaatacagtatatgaaaGGATGCTCTGGgatatgtttgcatttgtctaTCTTTGGATATTCTTGCATGAGGGATGTGTCATTTCTTCCCATGCAAAACAGTTCTACCGTGAGTGTTTATCTTGGGCCGCTATGAGACACATCTTTGTCAACTGGGGTTATGCATTATAAACTGGTGACACTCATTCAAATGTCATAAATCAGACAACTCATTTCCCTTGTCTAGCCTGAAGTTCTAAGAATACTCCTGAGGCTGCCAGAAAGATCATCTAGGAACAATGGCCCAGGCTATTCAAACAGTCTCTTCAATGCTGCTCAAACATTGTGATTACTCAGGCAAATGTCAGGGAAGCCCTGGGTCAcgtctcattttctgtctcccaAAACGGCAGCTACGCCTTAAAGATCGAGCTCAAAATGTGCCCCACGCTGGCAGGACGCCAGACGGACTGAGTTACAGAATGTACcatggaaatgaaaaactggCAATCTTGTATTCTGCGTCTCCAACTCTGTactatgtgtgcatgtgcatgccgAGAAATGATCCCACAATGATCCCTTCCAGCCTTTTCGTGTGAGCTGGGTCCATTGGTCTCTGTTGGTTTCCTgaccaataaaaaaaagcagcagataaCCTGTAGCTACAATGGCTGATTGTcacttttacactttggttCTGATACATGCTAAACAAATAAgacagctgtttccagtctgctAACTGGCCGCTAGCTGCCGTATATTTAACTTATATGATCTTCTCATCGAGCTAACTCTCGGCTAGAAAGCGGATGatttcccaaagtgtcaaactTTTGCTTGAAAACATTACATTCAAATTCTGGTGTCTACTAAATGGCTAAAATACTGAGAGGACTGTGCGCTAATGACAACCAAATCCACTTCCCTTGGCAGCAACCCCAGCAATCCCTAACACCAGACATTGTGGTTGGTGTAAGTAGTCATTACACCATCACATGAAGATTGATCGGGCCACAGAAATAATTATTGTGCCTTTATTGATGCTCATCAACATTACGTAGCTCGGTTTAAAGGTTATCCAGTGTTTAGGCTTTAAATCAGCAGATTTCTCTCTCAGTAACCAACAGTCAGCCACTCAGCACTTAAGGTGCGCTTCAAAGTGGACGCTGGGTAGtcattttcttccttccttGTCGAGGTCTTGATCTAGTGAACAATGACGTCTCTGTGTTGAGGTTGCGGTGGCATATCTGTCTCTGAGGAGCTATTTCCTGTTGAAGAGAAACGTGATCAGAGTTTGGAGAAGAGAGTGGAGGTCACGTTTCAAACCGAACTAAAACCCCCGTCGCCTTAGAgtctccttttcttctgttaCAGCTACATGCTTCCCTTTTTAGACACAGATACCATCACTGGTGTTACTCTGAGTAACTTTGTGTGGCTTCATTATCTTCCCCTCCTCGTACTGAACAGAAATGGCTCTGTTATCTTATCATTACCAGACCAGTGCTGCTGACTATCTCCACATTGCAATCCTAAGCAACCCTGGAGGGTTTCCATTGTTACGTATAACAGATTTTACTGCAGATGTTATTAATCCAGAACAGCACTCATTATCAATTACCCTCCTTTGTGATAGCAAAACCAGCATCTACCTCTCTGTCTGGAGTTTAACTCTGTGTTCCAATCTATTTAACAGCCCCATCTGCTTTCCTGCTAAATCCTTAAGTGAAACAATAACAACATGAATCCTTTTGTAACGTTCTCCGGCTCCCTGTCATGGTGTTAATCTGCCGCTCCATGAAGCAATCTGGAAATGCTGATGGGAAACCAATGCAACAAAACATTTGTCTATCTGCTCATCCTCACATCTTCTTCCCAAACTTTTGGCTTTGGCAGTTGTTTCATTCTGAGTACTTTGGGCTGCTTTACAGCCAGATTGACCCTCGTTTGAACTTGTGGTTCTGTTCTCTTCTGCAAGTTCAAAGTCAGATCCTTTTCCTGTCATGGTGCGTGGCTTCCCCAGAGGGATGCACTCGGTCTCAGAACATGTGGTGCCATCTTAAAACATCTCTGTTGTGATAAAAATACAGGCGTGCTTGAGTCTGGAAAGACAGCgtagagagagaaaaggatggtggtgagctaaatgctaatgctaaaatcTGGCATTTGGACGGAAATGAAAGTGTTAGGTGGTagatgaaaaacaaagggaCTGATAAAGTTATTATAATTTATCCTGTGGGGataaatttcatggcaatgcaTAGAATAGATGGAAAATGATTGAATTCATGCATAAAAATTAGATTTTAGATATTTCGCTGGACTGGTGAAAACTTTGACCCGTCGGTGGCACTAGAACAAACATCACCGGATTTTCAAAATAAGTAAGAACGATCCTCTGAGGATcgtgaatgtctgtgcaaaatttcatgCCGATCCATCCAGTACTTCAATGATATTATACTGAAAGTGTCGCTAAAACTGCTTTGATCCAGTTGCTTCTAtcctgttctgctgcagtgttgtAGATTTGATTCAAGGTGGCCCTTAGGCTGCATATTCATGTCATGACTGTGCACGGGCCaacaaaatgctgatgttttcttGCCATCAAAGGCTTAAGAATTCTTCTCTTTCATGTGAAAAGAATGAGGGAAAAAATATCGACACATCTGAGACAGACATGTGAGAATTTTCCATGAgccacagaaaactgaaaaaatgcaGGCAGAAAAACACTTGGCAGCTTTTTAATATCGACTCCTTTGCCTCCCTCCcccctttctcccccctctctctctctctctctgggcttGGAAGCACTTGAATACAAAGTTCAGCGAATTGTTCTGGCATAGCAGCTTGTGTGTAATGACTTCTGACAGCAGTGGAGACAAACTGAAGagcatgtctgtctctgcatgaGTATTTACAAATCTACTCTCGGGAACCGCATTCCAATTCTGGAAACACTATTATACGCAAGTCGCCATGAACGACCGCATGTAGAGGATGCATATCCGGAGGTAGCCTGCTTGTTTGAAGTAAATGGACGACAAGACTGCAAAGGAAAGCGGCCTCATGTTTCCCTCAGAACAAGCCGAGAAGTTTGGTGTAACAGTAAAGATTTGAAGTGATGTATTAGAGTAATTTAAGAGGTCCAGTTTGGGGGGAGAGCAGCTGCCTGCTCCATCATACGGGGCCGCTGGCTCGACTGAATCTGGCCGTTGTTCTCATCTGGCTGCCGTCCAGCACTGACGGGATTTTGGTTCTGCTATGCATTATGAAGTCCTTCTTAAAAGTGAAAAGTAAGTGTGGTCAGGGTGTGTTCTGTAGTTTGTTCCCAGTTGTTTAAAAGAAAGCTTTGTACAGGCCTGGGAGTGTTTGGCTCTGCAAAGGGCAAAAAATAGAGGTAGCCAAACTGTGCACACAAGTAAATCACATGTTGAATGGTCACGTCctcagcagtgacacagcacCCATATCTATCTCTGTTAAGTGCTGGCTTTGGCCTCAGTGGTCTGGGCTGATGTCAGGTTCCTTGTACTTAATGGGGACCCTTGAGAAGTTCACCATTTGGGCTTTCTGTAACCTCCACTTTGATGTTGCTTTAAATCGAGTCTGCACTCATCCTGCTGTTCTGGTATGCCAGCTGGATGAGGTGGAGGGGCTGCTCGGGTTGTTTGGCTCAGGAGCTCTCCTGCTCTTGTCTTGACTCCTCTCTAATCTCCCTAATTGGAATCGGGGGTCCGAGGGTCCCCTGAGAGCCGCCAGATCTTTGTGGTCACCGTGTGGCGATGTGACGGGGTCAGGAGAACGGAGTCATCCAAACGACTGAGTGGTTTTCTTTTCTACACTTTGTTCTCTTGGCCTCCAGACCCCAGcagatctgttttgttttctttcccagtggcttcatgtttgtttacatggtGTGTGAGCGCAGTAGTTATTCCTGTTCACACTCTTTTTCTTGCCAAGTGTTATTGTTGGGAAATAGGAAATACCCTCTACCAAAAGGTAAAGTACTGGCTCATTAGGATTTCACACCGCTGCTTGCTCACCCAGCATGGGCAgtgaaaaacaagctttttcCTTTACTTTTCTCACGTGAAGGACCCTACTTTCCCAGCTCCATACCTGGAAATCATAGCTCTTAAACCTCTGCGGTGTCATGTCTTTATtggtgtgtgcaaatgtgtcaGTGCAGTGTTCACGGGTACGCTGTATCACAGCTGGGCAATCAGGCCTTGTTATGTTTCACGGTGCAAAGTGTAAGACAGGAGCTCCACATGTGTTATAACAGCTGTCGTTTCTCCCTGCGGGGAGGCAACACAGTCCCAGTGTTTTGCGAAGACACTGTGCTTCGTTGCATGCGGGTCTCATCGCAGGGACGAGCAATTATTCAAGAATCAGACCGCAGTGGTTTTCCACACAGAGAGCCCACATGAGTCCAGTCTTAAAGTCTTTACACTGCTGCCCCGTCTGTCACAGAAGTCATTTAaaaattctttttttaaatcactgcatGGCTTCGTGCCTGCCAGGTCTCACTCAAACCTCTTGATTGTTCCTGAAGCCAGAGCTAAAAGGCACAGAGAGGCAGCCTTTGTTAATGATGCCCCAAAACTCTGGACCAGCCTCCCtgaagctctgagaggttctAAATCTGTTGATGCCTTCAGACAAAATCTTAAGACACGTCTTTCTAATGTCGCTTTTTCCTgaagtttcttttctttttatgtaacagctgttttcttttgtcttatCCAGTTGTTTTAGTTCTActttatgtcattttattttttattttccttgtttttactgttttatcgCACGTGTAATTATTGTTTGCTTTaatatttgctgctttgtgttgcattttatacatgaattgtgctatataaatgaaCTTTATTATcaattttattatcattatgaagACTGACAAGACATACTCTCAACCCActttatcattttttaaaattgttttttatattCGACTTTTGtacaaatgaacatgtactCCGTTTCATAGTGAGATAATGACAACTTCACCCTCGTAGAAATTTTCCTTTGACTTCAGTTTAAAACCAGCAGTTTGCGTCACTGCCCGCGCGTGACGGAGGAATCACAACAGTTGATTGAACCAATGGGACGCGGCTGTCGGAGTAACCTCGCCGTCCCATCAGTGCACAGCCCATCACAGAGCCGCTGCAGTCTGACTGGATGCTGGCTGGAAGCGAAAGCGGATGAGGGACTGCAGGAACAGGGACACATCGCGCTGCTTTCGGAAGAGTTCTGGATATAAATCACTTCATTCTGCGGACATGTTGGTGTTTATGTGAGCTTTTAgtcgtctctctctgtgtgtgcgcgcgctgaATGACGGAAGCGTGCGCACGCCTCCAAAAAACGACAGAACTGGAAAGTTTGAATCAGCCCTGAAACTTTTCAGATCTTAGCATGAGTGGCTTGTTATGGACATCTTCGGCGAGCCGTTTCAAGCTTTGTGGCGCCTCGCTGACTTCAAGTCCTCAACtgtgacatgacatgaaaccaTCAAGGAGGAACCCGGTCCAGACTGAAAGAAGAATTACAGAAGCCCAGATAAAGTCTGACATCTTTAAGATTACTTCTTCCTGGAAATGGCAAGTCGTTCCATATTGATGGAGCGGACGGTGGTTTTGATATGCAGTGCATTGATCCTAATCATCGGTTTATGTGTCGGATCTCCTAACCACAGCCGCCGGCTGGTCTGCTGGAAAGCGATCCTGAAGTGCCACGGAGAGCCGGAGTGCCATTACGCGTATGACCAGTACCTTTATGCCTGCGCGTCTGTCATCAGTGGTGACCGTAAGAAGTGCCCCAGTCACTGCATATCCTCTCTCATTCAGCTTAACCTCACCCAAAGCGGCCCAGCTCTGGAGGACTGCGACTGCGCCCTGGACCCGGTCTGCAGGAACACCAAACAAGCCATCGAGCCGTGCCTGCCGCGGACCAGCACCATGGGCTGCACCGAGGCCCGGCGGCAGTGTGAGATGGACCTGCCTTGCAGCTCTGCTATGAGGGATTATTTATTCCACTGCAGGAAACTTTTCGGGGGAGAAGGGTGCTCGGACGGGTGCCGCAGGGTGATAGCCAACATGCGCTCCATACCGAAAGCGCAGCAGCTGgacacttgtgtgtgtgacggCACGGAGAGGAACATATGCGAGTACCTCAAAGTCAGCATGAAAACgttctgctctgactctgctgaTCGGTTCGCAGGAAGCGGCTTCTCGGACTCTGAGGTGGACTTCGATTTAGATTACGTGGAAAACTCCAGTGACTCCAAACCTTGTCAGACAGTGCTCAACGTCCTGACCACCATTCTGGTTTTAACCAAATTAATCTGAAAAGCTGCCGCCATGAAGGACAGCTCGAAAGTTCTCTCTCATAGTGAGTCAACACCAGAAATGAGCTCACATCATTAGaatctgtctgtgctgtaatCAGCCATGTTTGTCATGAAAAGAACATTCGGGCCAGTTAAAGTTTCTGCTGCAGATGTGCAGAAAGTCACATGTCAGGACTGTTCGCTGTTTGCAAATGAAGCCTGTGAGTTTCACACTCAAACACGTCCTGATGACGCTGAACGAGACTATTTTTGTATGTCAGCTACATGAAGATAAATTGTACAGTATATTGTATAAACTCATGTTCGTGCAAATGTTTATGAGTGACAAAAGATTTGCACTGTATGAATAGGTGAGTCACACTATTTTACTGCATTAcgaccacagaggaagaagaaatgttttGT
It contains:
- the gas1b gene encoding growth arrest-specific protein 1b, with the protein product MASRSILMERTVVLICSALILIIGLCVGSPNHSRRLVCWKAILKCHGEPECHYAYDQYLYACASVISGDRKKCPSHCISSLIQLNLTQSGPALEDCDCALDPVCRNTKQAIEPCLPRTSTMGCTEARRQCEMDLPCSSAMRDYLFHCRKLFGGEGCSDGCRRVIANMRSIPKAQQLDTCVCDGTERNICEYLKVSMKTFCSDSADRFAGSGFSDSEVDFDLDYVENSSDSKPCQTVLNVLTTILVLTKLI